From Mus musculus strain C57BL/6J chromosome 8, GRCm38.p6 C57BL/6J, a single genomic window includes:
- the Zfp617 gene encoding zinc finger protein 617, translating to MESVTFEDVAVNFTLEEWTLLNPSQENLYRAVMRETIRNLHDIGQKLGEQNTENAYKNPGGNLRYQVVEKLCEYEEDSQWEEIFSEIPDPVVSQKTGEKPCESHVYGEDITGHSSLNVSLRGQTRCKTHEYKEHGEKPCKCKDSGVAFGSPQSFLKHEQIYTQEKPYACKQCDKAFKYLSSLQNHKRIHNRERNHACKQCGKSFKRQSNVQAHERNHTGEKPYVCKHCGKAYTSYSTLRAHERSHTGEKPYVCKHCGKAYTSYSTLRAHERSHTGEKPYVCKHCGKAYTTYNTLRAHERSHTGEKPYVCKHCGKAYTSYSTLRAHERSHTGEKPYVCKHCGKAFTQSSYLRIHKRTHTGEKPYICKQCGKAFARSSHLQIHKRSHTGEKPYVCKQCGKAFAQSSYLHIHQRSHTGEKPYVCKQCGKAFTRSSHLQIHKITHTGEKPYSCKLCGKAFTHSNYLQIHKRIHTGEKPYVCKECGKAFARSTSLHIHEGTHSGEKPYVCKQCGKAFTLSSSLRRHDVVHSEEKPYICKCCGKTFGCYSSVQKHEKTHRENRLC from the exons GAGTCAGTGACTTTTGAGGATGTGGCTGTGAACTTCACCCTGGAGGAGTGGACTTTGCTGAATCCTTCACAGGAAAATCTTTACAGAGCGGTGATGAGAGAAACCATCAGGAACCTGCATGATATAG GACAGAAATTGGGAGAACAGAACACTGAAAATGCATACAAAAATCCTGGGGGAAATCTAAG ATACCAAGTGGTAGAGAAGCTTTGTGAGTATGAAGAAGATAGTCAATGGGAAGAAATCTTCAGTGAGATTCCAGATCCTGTGGTGAGCCAGAAAACTGGAGAAAAGCCCTGTGAAAGCCATGTGTATGGAGAAGATATCACTGGTCATTCATCTCTAAATGTGTCCCTCAGAGGTCAGActagatgcaaaacacatgagtaTAAAGAACACGGAGAGAAGCCATGTAAATGTAAAGACAGTGGAGTGGCTTTTGGTTCTCCCCAGAGCTTTCTGAAGCATGAACAAATTTACACACAAGAGAAACCCTATGCCTGTAAACAGTGTGACAAAGCCTTTAAGTATCTCAGTTCTCTTCAAAATCATAAAAGGATCCATAATAGAGAAAGAAACCATGCGTGTAAACAATGTGGGAAATCTTTTAAGAGACAGAGTAATGTTCAAGCCCATGAGAGAaatcacactggagagaaaccctatgtgtGTAAGCACTGTGGGAAAGCCTATACTTCCTACAGTACCCTTCGAGCACATGAAAGAagtcacacaggagagaaaccctatgtgtGTAAGCATTGTGGGAAAGCCTATACTTCCTACAGTACCCTTCGAGCACATGAAAGAagtcacacaggagagaaaccctatgtgtGTAAGCATTGTGGGAAAGCCTATACTACCTACAATACCCTTCGAGCACATGAAAGAagtcacacaggagagaaaccctatgtgtGTAAGCATTGTGGGAAAGCCTATACTTCCTACAGTACCCTTCGAGCACATGAAAGAagtcacacaggagagaaaccctatgtgtGTAAGCATTGTGGGAAAGCATTCACTCAATCTAGCTACCTTCGAatacataaaagaactcacacaggagagaaaccctacatcTGTAagcaatgtgggaaagcctttgctcGTTCTAGCCACctgcaaatacataaaagaagtcatacaggagaaaaaccctatgtatgtaagcagtgtgggaaagcctttgctcAATCCAGTTACCTTCACATACATCAAAGaagtcacactggagagaaaccttacgtatgtaagcagtgtgggaaagccttcactCGTTCTAGCCACctgcaaatacataaaataactcatactggagagaaaccctactcATGTAAGCTTTGTGGGAAAGCCTTTACTCATTCTAATTACCTTCAGATACATAAAAGAATTCACACAGGAGAAAAACCTTATGTGTGTAaggagtgtgggaaagcctttgctcGTTCCACTTCCCTTCACATACATGAAGGAACTCAcagtggagagaaaccttatgtatGCAagcaatgtgggaaagccttcactTTGTCCAGTTCTCTTCGAAGGCATGATGTAGTTCATTCAGAAGAGAAACCCTATATTTGTAAGTGTTGTGGGAAAACCTTTGGTTGTTACAGTAGCGTTCAGAAACATGAAAAGACTCATAGAGAAAACAGACTCTGTTAG